One Rosa chinensis cultivar Old Blush chromosome 5, RchiOBHm-V2, whole genome shotgun sequence genomic region harbors:
- the LOC112203945 gene encoding uncharacterized protein LOC112203945 — MDIKCDFNNPGQLPLFKRMYICFGALKQGFKVGCRPLLGLDGCDLKSAYGGQLLSAVRVDANNTTWVVAYAQVKMESKDSWDWFLRLLVKDLEITGEGNCFTFISDKQKGLLPACEDVVPLADYRFCVRHLWTNFNKLFPGKVMKDQLWAVAKSTTMSYDHKEMVLMNQMDLEAHKWLTNPKRNPKHWCRAHFNTVLKCDVLFNNLSESFNSCIQPARSKPVITCFEEIKVRMMKRIAIRKEKMSKVMDPICPRPRLILEKNKVKSATDCIPNGTGSHKIEVESIGGSKYVVDLGRRACACRRWDLTGIPCKHAISAINFMREKPEDYVDACYKGWAFKPKNPQTRTGLSKPDPYGPGPIIFFIETGRAGP, encoded by the exons ATGGACATCAAGTGTGACTTCAATAATCCTGGCCAACTGCCCCTATTCAAGAGGATGTACATTTGTTTTGGGGCATTGAAGCAAGGATTCAAAGTTGGATGCAGACCATTGCTAGGCTTAGATGGGTGTGACCTCAAGAGTGCCTATGGTGGTCAGCTGTTGTCAGCTGTGAGGGTGGATGCTAATAACACAACCTGGGTGGTTGCTTATGCACAAGTAAAGATGGAGAGTAAGGATTCATGGGACTGGTTCTTGAGGCTTTTGGTTAAGGATTTAGAGATCACAGGTGAAGGAAATTGTTTCACCTTCATTTCAGACAAACAAAAGGGGCTTCTACCTGCATGTGAAGATGTGGTGCCACTAGCTGATTACAGGTTCTGTGTTAGGCACTTGTGGACTAATTTCAACAAGCTATTCCCTGGCAAGGTCATGAAGGACCAGCTGTGGGCAGTTGCCAAGTCCACAACCATGTCTTATGACCACAAAGAGATGGTTTTGATGAACCAGATGGATTTAGAGGCTCATAAATGGCTAACAA ATCCAAAGAGAAACCCTAAACATTGGTGCAGAGCCCACTTCAACACAGTTTTGAAGTGTGATGTGTTGTTCAACAATCTTTCAGAGAGTTTCAATTCTTGTATCCAACCTGCAAGGTCCAAACCAGTCATTACATGCTTTGAAGAAATTAAGGtgaggatgatgaagaggattgcaatcaGGAAAGAGAAGATGAGCAAAGTTATGGACCCTATCTGCCCCAGGCCAAGGCTGATTCTGGAGAAGAACAAGGTTAAATCTGCAACAGATTGCATCCCTAATGGGACTGGGAGCCATAAAATTGAAGTGGAGAGCATTGGAGGCAGCAAGTATGTGGTCGATCTGGGTAGAAGGGCTTGTGCTTGTAGGAGATGGGATCTAACTGGGATCCCTTGCAAGCATGCCATATCAGCCATCAACTTCATGAGAGAGAAGCCTGAAGATTATGTTGATGCATGCTACAAGGGCTGGGCATTTAAACCcaaaaacccgcaaacccggacCGGCCTGTCAAAGCCCGACCCATACGGGCCGGGCCCAATTATTTTTTTCATCgaaacgggtcgggctgggccttgA
- the LOC112166954 gene encoding uncharacterized protein LOC112166954 isoform X1 has product MTMVNLVEEEDHHQNNNIDKFGPFSTHFQKDTVLKNQNNNMAIGNIENSSAELQDKLKPLDEDMKIGNFGPSLEEDGIILPVTSFSTFFKKNEEIYLQNAWPMVKSALEDYGISCALNLVEGSMTVSTTTKTRDPDIIEKAKELTELLSLYVPADEAIRILDAKMKCDFIEIGTKRGGLCVKYGIDMEQFRERWERFLGPKNTGLKTIQHLTGCSVFFHGNFTVAVIGKFEGLKMVRRIVVDCIRNKMRPSVHIRRLRMNQNEHKLTKKLFDQGGYRSVMEDSLEVHVNAAETLCAITRLAPPGLATKICNPSFIQRLLQHAMEDSQRKSVLTSSLSVCISLLDREREALRTNACTGEHQPAHGSTITVNNEIVVAMLNSLGDLLKLLDVSSADNMLLTTYGKLQPPLGKHRLKIVEFISVLLSVRSQAAEKELIRFAAIQKVLDLFFKYPYNNFLHHHIENIIISCLESKNGPLVQHILRECDLVGKILEAEKNFTLAADSFMPTIPAKGRSPPRNGNIGHLTCISNKIIQLGNNNREIQAYLQENSVWTEWHTEVLLKRNAVENVSQWACGRPISSLDRGRSS; this is encoded by the exons atgACGATGGTGAACCTTGTTGAGGAGGAGGACCACCATCAAAACAATAACATCGACAAGTTTGGTCCTTTCTCGACGCATTTCCAGAAGGACACAG TgcttaaaaatcaaaataataacATGGCGATTGGGAACATTGAGAACAGCAGTGCTGAGCTGCAGGACAAGTTAAAGCCATTGGACGAGGATATGAAGATTGGGAATTTCGGCCCTTCGTTGGAAGAAGATGGCATTATTCTTCCAGTCACCTCTTTCTCTACTTTCTTTAAGAAAAATGAAG AAATATATCTGCAAAACGCTTGGCCTATGGTGAAATCTGCTTTAGAAGACTATGGTATTTCGTGCGCCCTGAATCTG GTTGAGGGTTCCATGACagtttcaacaacaacaaagactAGGGACCCAGATATTATTGAAAAGGCCAAGGAGCTTACTGAACTTTTGTCATTATATGTTCCCGCAGATGAG GCAATAAGAATACTGGATGCCAAAATGAAATGTGATTTCATTGAGATTGGAACAAAGAGAGGTGGGCTATGCGTAAAATATGGGATCGACATG GAGCAATTTCGTGAACGGTGGGAACGTTTCCTAGGCCCCAAGAACACCGGCTTGAAG ACAATTCAGCATCTGACAGGCTGCAGTGTTTTCTTTCAT GGAAATTTCACTGTTGCTGTAATTGGTAAATTTGAAGGATTAAAGATGGTCAGGAGGATTGTGGTAGACTGCATTCGAAATAAAATGCGTCCTAGTGTCCATATCAGAAGGCTTCGGATGAATCAAAATGAG CACAAACTTACGAAGAAGCTATTTGATCAAGGTGGATATAGATCTGTCATGGAG GATTCTCTAGAGGTGCATGTTAATGCAGCAGAAACCCTTTGTGCTATAACAAGGCTTGCTCCACCTGGACTTGCTACTAAAATCTGTAATCCGAG TTTTATACAAAGATTGCTTCAGCATGCTATGGAGGACTCTCAACGAAAATCTGTTCTCACTAGCTCATTATCAGTTTGCATCTCTTTGTTAGACCGTGAGAGGGAAGCTTTGAGAACAAATGCATGTACTGGTGAACACCAGCCTGCTCATGGATCTACAATTACTGTTAATAACGAGATTGTTGTGGCCATGCTCAACAGCCTAG GTGATTTGCTGAAACTTTTAGATGTTTCATCGGCGGACAATATGTTGTTAACTACATATGGCAAGTTACAGCCACCGCTTGGAAAACATCGTTTGAAGATTGTAGAGTTCATTTCAGTATTACTGTCAGTTCGTAGTCAAGCTGCTGAGAAGGAATTGATTCGTTTTGCAGCAATACAAAAAGTCTTAGACTTATTTTTTAA GTACCCATATAACAATTTTTTGCATCACCACATAGAGAACATAATCATATCATGTTTGGAAAGCAAAAATGGGCCTCTTGTACAACATATTCTTCGTGAATGTGATCTTGTTGGAAAAATACTTGAAGCAGAAAAGAATTTCACACTGGCCGCTGATTCATTTATGCCAACAATTCCTGCTAAGGGTCGATCCCCACCCAGGAACGGCAATATTGGACATTTGACATGTATATCCAACAAAATCATTCAACTGGGAAACAACAATAGGGAGATTCAGGCATATCTGCAG GAAAACAGTGTCTGGACTGAATGGCATACAGAAGTCCTATTAAAGCGTAATGCAGTGGAGAATGTCTCCCAGTGGGCGTGCGG GCGGCCTATATCATCTCTGGATCGTGGACGCTCAAGCTAG
- the LOC112166954 gene encoding uncharacterized protein LOC112166954 isoform X3: protein MTMVNLVEEEDHHQNNNIDKFGPFSTHFQKDTEIYLQNAWPMVKSALEDYGISCALNLVEGSMTVSTTTKTRDPDIIEKAKELTELLSLYVPADEAIRILDAKMKCDFIEIGTKRGGLCVKYGIDMEQFRERWERFLGPKNTGLKTIQHLTGCSVFFHGNFTVAVIGKFEGLKMVRRIVVDCIRNKMRPSVHIRRLRMNQNEHKLTKKLFDQGGYRSVMEDSLEVHVNAAETLCAITRLAPPGLATKICNPSFIQRLLQHAMEDSQRKSVLTSSLSVCISLLDREREALRTNACTGEHQPAHGSTITVNNEIVVAMLNSLGDLLKLLDVSSADNMLLTTYGKLQPPLGKHRLKIVEFISVLLSVRSQAAEKELIRFAAIQKVLDLFFKYPYNNFLHHHIENIIISCLESKNGPLVQHILRECDLVGKILEAEKNFTLAADSFMPTIPAKGRSPPRNGNIGHLTCISNKIIQLGNNNREIQAYLQENSVWTEWHTEVLLKRNAVENVSQWACGRPISSLDRGRSS, encoded by the exons atgACGATGGTGAACCTTGTTGAGGAGGAGGACCACCATCAAAACAATAACATCGACAAGTTTGGTCCTTTCTCGACGCATTTCCAGAAGGACACAG AAATATATCTGCAAAACGCTTGGCCTATGGTGAAATCTGCTTTAGAAGACTATGGTATTTCGTGCGCCCTGAATCTG GTTGAGGGTTCCATGACagtttcaacaacaacaaagactAGGGACCCAGATATTATTGAAAAGGCCAAGGAGCTTACTGAACTTTTGTCATTATATGTTCCCGCAGATGAG GCAATAAGAATACTGGATGCCAAAATGAAATGTGATTTCATTGAGATTGGAACAAAGAGAGGTGGGCTATGCGTAAAATATGGGATCGACATG GAGCAATTTCGTGAACGGTGGGAACGTTTCCTAGGCCCCAAGAACACCGGCTTGAAG ACAATTCAGCATCTGACAGGCTGCAGTGTTTTCTTTCAT GGAAATTTCACTGTTGCTGTAATTGGTAAATTTGAAGGATTAAAGATGGTCAGGAGGATTGTGGTAGACTGCATTCGAAATAAAATGCGTCCTAGTGTCCATATCAGAAGGCTTCGGATGAATCAAAATGAG CACAAACTTACGAAGAAGCTATTTGATCAAGGTGGATATAGATCTGTCATGGAG GATTCTCTAGAGGTGCATGTTAATGCAGCAGAAACCCTTTGTGCTATAACAAGGCTTGCTCCACCTGGACTTGCTACTAAAATCTGTAATCCGAG TTTTATACAAAGATTGCTTCAGCATGCTATGGAGGACTCTCAACGAAAATCTGTTCTCACTAGCTCATTATCAGTTTGCATCTCTTTGTTAGACCGTGAGAGGGAAGCTTTGAGAACAAATGCATGTACTGGTGAACACCAGCCTGCTCATGGATCTACAATTACTGTTAATAACGAGATTGTTGTGGCCATGCTCAACAGCCTAG GTGATTTGCTGAAACTTTTAGATGTTTCATCGGCGGACAATATGTTGTTAACTACATATGGCAAGTTACAGCCACCGCTTGGAAAACATCGTTTGAAGATTGTAGAGTTCATTTCAGTATTACTGTCAGTTCGTAGTCAAGCTGCTGAGAAGGAATTGATTCGTTTTGCAGCAATACAAAAAGTCTTAGACTTATTTTTTAA GTACCCATATAACAATTTTTTGCATCACCACATAGAGAACATAATCATATCATGTTTGGAAAGCAAAAATGGGCCTCTTGTACAACATATTCTTCGTGAATGTGATCTTGTTGGAAAAATACTTGAAGCAGAAAAGAATTTCACACTGGCCGCTGATTCATTTATGCCAACAATTCCTGCTAAGGGTCGATCCCCACCCAGGAACGGCAATATTGGACATTTGACATGTATATCCAACAAAATCATTCAACTGGGAAACAACAATAGGGAGATTCAGGCATATCTGCAG GAAAACAGTGTCTGGACTGAATGGCATACAGAAGTCCTATTAAAGCGTAATGCAGTGGAGAATGTCTCCCAGTGGGCGTGCGG GCGGCCTATATCATCTCTGGATCGTGGACGCTCAAGCTAG
- the LOC112166954 gene encoding uncharacterized protein LOC112166954 isoform X2, translating to MAIGNIENSSAELQDKLKPLDEDMKIGNFGPSLEEDGIILPVTSFSTFFKKNEEIYLQNAWPMVKSALEDYGISCALNLVEGSMTVSTTTKTRDPDIIEKAKELTELLSLYVPADEAIRILDAKMKCDFIEIGTKRGGLCVKYGIDMEQFRERWERFLGPKNTGLKTIQHLTGCSVFFHGNFTVAVIGKFEGLKMVRRIVVDCIRNKMRPSVHIRRLRMNQNEHKLTKKLFDQGGYRSVMEDSLEVHVNAAETLCAITRLAPPGLATKICNPSFIQRLLQHAMEDSQRKSVLTSSLSVCISLLDREREALRTNACTGEHQPAHGSTITVNNEIVVAMLNSLGDLLKLLDVSSADNMLLTTYGKLQPPLGKHRLKIVEFISVLLSVRSQAAEKELIRFAAIQKVLDLFFKYPYNNFLHHHIENIIISCLESKNGPLVQHILRECDLVGKILEAEKNFTLAADSFMPTIPAKGRSPPRNGNIGHLTCISNKIIQLGNNNREIQAYLQENSVWTEWHTEVLLKRNAVENVSQWACGRPISSLDRGRSS from the exons ATGGCGATTGGGAACATTGAGAACAGCAGTGCTGAGCTGCAGGACAAGTTAAAGCCATTGGACGAGGATATGAAGATTGGGAATTTCGGCCCTTCGTTGGAAGAAGATGGCATTATTCTTCCAGTCACCTCTTTCTCTACTTTCTTTAAGAAAAATGAAG AAATATATCTGCAAAACGCTTGGCCTATGGTGAAATCTGCTTTAGAAGACTATGGTATTTCGTGCGCCCTGAATCTG GTTGAGGGTTCCATGACagtttcaacaacaacaaagactAGGGACCCAGATATTATTGAAAAGGCCAAGGAGCTTACTGAACTTTTGTCATTATATGTTCCCGCAGATGAG GCAATAAGAATACTGGATGCCAAAATGAAATGTGATTTCATTGAGATTGGAACAAAGAGAGGTGGGCTATGCGTAAAATATGGGATCGACATG GAGCAATTTCGTGAACGGTGGGAACGTTTCCTAGGCCCCAAGAACACCGGCTTGAAG ACAATTCAGCATCTGACAGGCTGCAGTGTTTTCTTTCAT GGAAATTTCACTGTTGCTGTAATTGGTAAATTTGAAGGATTAAAGATGGTCAGGAGGATTGTGGTAGACTGCATTCGAAATAAAATGCGTCCTAGTGTCCATATCAGAAGGCTTCGGATGAATCAAAATGAG CACAAACTTACGAAGAAGCTATTTGATCAAGGTGGATATAGATCTGTCATGGAG GATTCTCTAGAGGTGCATGTTAATGCAGCAGAAACCCTTTGTGCTATAACAAGGCTTGCTCCACCTGGACTTGCTACTAAAATCTGTAATCCGAG TTTTATACAAAGATTGCTTCAGCATGCTATGGAGGACTCTCAACGAAAATCTGTTCTCACTAGCTCATTATCAGTTTGCATCTCTTTGTTAGACCGTGAGAGGGAAGCTTTGAGAACAAATGCATGTACTGGTGAACACCAGCCTGCTCATGGATCTACAATTACTGTTAATAACGAGATTGTTGTGGCCATGCTCAACAGCCTAG GTGATTTGCTGAAACTTTTAGATGTTTCATCGGCGGACAATATGTTGTTAACTACATATGGCAAGTTACAGCCACCGCTTGGAAAACATCGTTTGAAGATTGTAGAGTTCATTTCAGTATTACTGTCAGTTCGTAGTCAAGCTGCTGAGAAGGAATTGATTCGTTTTGCAGCAATACAAAAAGTCTTAGACTTATTTTTTAA GTACCCATATAACAATTTTTTGCATCACCACATAGAGAACATAATCATATCATGTTTGGAAAGCAAAAATGGGCCTCTTGTACAACATATTCTTCGTGAATGTGATCTTGTTGGAAAAATACTTGAAGCAGAAAAGAATTTCACACTGGCCGCTGATTCATTTATGCCAACAATTCCTGCTAAGGGTCGATCCCCACCCAGGAACGGCAATATTGGACATTTGACATGTATATCCAACAAAATCATTCAACTGGGAAACAACAATAGGGAGATTCAGGCATATCTGCAG GAAAACAGTGTCTGGACTGAATGGCATACAGAAGTCCTATTAAAGCGTAATGCAGTGGAGAATGTCTCCCAGTGGGCGTGCGG GCGGCCTATATCATCTCTGGATCGTGGACGCTCAAGCTAG